From a single Vitis vinifera cultivar Pinot Noir 40024 chromosome 18, ASM3070453v1 genomic region:
- the LOC100266309 gene encoding uncharacterized protein LOC100266309 has translation MDSSTKIVPNERDTKFPATNQLSSRRSQSFSSLSSCSSSLESSFSGDSPTSPVTPARFSGIPFSWEKIPGIPKKQASRKKENSPLSLLPLPPSTTPTPSKRFNHQDQETSTIRKKNNISESFRRDPFFAAFVECCKEDEDQETSPNIWKSSKVPRNLSDRLGLINIYTSCKRTCTVSESITLVPRSARSSYHILNRRSG, from the coding sequence ATGGATTCCTCAACCAAAATTGTACCCAATGAAAGAGACACCAAGTTTCCGGCAACAAATCAACTGTCCTCTCGCCGATCCCAGTCCTTCTCTTCACTCTCATCCTGTTCCTCATCTCTTGAATCCTCTTTTTCCGGCGATTCCCCGACTAGTCCTGTCACTCCTGCACGATTTTCCGGCATTccattttcttgggaaaaaatACCCGGAATTCCCAAGAAACAAGCATCTCGGAAGAAGGAGAACTCCCCTCTGAGTCTTCTCCCGCTGCCTCCTTCCACCACTCCGACTCCCTCCAAGAGATTCAACCATCAAGATCAGGAAACCAGCACGATCCGGAAGAAGAACAACATAAGCGAGAGCTTCAGAAGGGATCCATTTTTCGCTGCATTTGTAGAGTGCTGCAAGGAAGATGAAGATCAAGAAACATCGCCCAATATTTGGAAAAGCAGTAAGGTGCCAAGAAATCTAAGTGACAGGCTGGGATTGATCAACATTTACACATCTTGCAAGAGGACATGCACTGTATCAGAGTCCATAACATTGGTCCCAAGGTCAGCCAGAAGCTCCTACCATATACTAAACCGGCGATCAGGCTGA
- the LOC104882702 gene encoding uncharacterized protein LOC104882702 encodes MAAGVMLAALFDLVQEGQEHGIGNWVMEKGSESGALTPSYKEQTWGVENNGNEFSIGTMDKLKFDEINNSRNSELIITSGYMSNTGVVMDVVTRAGQSGITDDVPSCFTSPSTNYCPNIEDLMFAVYVVMQRRVRSDELLKSSRKDKSALSLGSIFTRLINRNTTIPIKKSQVFSIAADNHTQVGIKVLQGEREMASDNKLLGEFELMGIPPAPRDMSQIEVTFDIDANGIVTVSAKDKAQRRNNKSRSAHLVAFQKMRLRRWDKIPSDVATEIESAVAELRKAMSVLARAFAEILLEEDKKSSFATLKSSPSPVRAGLSGGPRQACNCKPLSNVL; translated from the exons ATGGCTGCTGGTGTGATGTTGGCTGCCCTCTTTGATCTTGTACAGGAAGGGCAGGAGCATGGTATTGGAAATTGGGTCATG GAAAAAGGTTCTGAAAGTGGTGCTCTTACTCCATCTTATAAGGAGCAAACATGGGGCGTTGAAAATAATGGGAACGAGTTCTCTATTGGCACAATGGATAAGCTCAAATTTGATGAAATAAACAACTCTAGGAATAGTGAGCTAATCATTACTTCTGGCTACATGAGCAACACTGGAGTAGTTATGGATGTTGTGACAA GAGCAGGGCAATCTGGGATTACTGATGATGTTCCATCTTGCTTCACCTCACCATCCACTAACTACTGCCCAAAT ATAGAAGATCTTATGTTTGCTGTCTATGTGGTGATGCAACGACGTGTTCGTTCAGATGAACTTCTCAAATCTTCAAGGAAAGAT AAATCTGCTCTTTCATTGGGTAGCATCTTCACCAGGCTGATCAACAGGAACACAACAATTCCCATTAAGAagagtcaagtgttctcaataGCAGCTGACAATCACACACAGGTTGGTATCAAGGTACTACAAGGTGAGCGAGAGATGGCATCTGATAACAAGCTCCTTGGTGAGTTTGAGCTTATGGGCATCCCACCAGCTCCCAGGGACATGTCTCAGATTGAAGTCACATTTGATATTGACGCTAATGGAATTGTCACTGTGTCCGCCAAAGACAAGGCCCAGCGAAGGAACAACAAATCACGATCCGCTCATCTGGTGGCCTTTCAGAAGATGAGATTGAGAAGATG GGACAAGATCCCAAGTGATGTTGCAACTGAGATCGAGTCAGCAGTTGCTGAATTGAGGAAGGCAATGTCAG TTCTCGCCCGTGCCTTTGCTGAAATCCTACTTGAAGAAGACAAGAAAAGCTCATTCGCCACCCTGAAATCAAGCCCAAGCCCAGTAAGAGCTGGACTCAGTGGTGGACCGAGGCAGGCTTGTAACTG CAAGCCACTTTCGAatgttctttga
- the LOC104882698 gene encoding uncharacterized protein LOC104882698 has protein sequence MEPSETLNGHARIVFSRRHSSFPIPKGRSYAQTRFLASPASSLSSPFSSPGIDSRIPFSWEKIPGVPKKQAPKKEGHSPRFLPLPPPTTPASSKIRFDHVKMKNPGTKSFQMDPFLVALVECSKDDDYEETIVGYVGPKITRSLSDRFGFVKLSASCKSTSCLVSESIVPSPRRSNYNTRNSLFR, from the coding sequence ATGGAGCCCTCTGAGACTTTGAATGGTCATGCTCGGATTGTCTTCTCAAGGAGACATTCTTCATTTCCAATCCCTAAAGGACGTTCATATGCCCAAACTAGATTCTTGGCCTCTCCAGCATCGTCATTATCATCTCCTTTTTCATCTCCTGGCATTGATTCACGCATCCCTTTTTCTTGGGAAAAAATACCCGGAGTTCCCAAGAAACAAGCTCCCAAGAAAGAGGGTCATTCTCCAAGATTCCTCCCACTGCCTCCGCCAACTACTCCAGCATCCTCGAAGATCAGATTCGACCATGTAAAGATGAAGAACCCTGGTACTAAAAGCTTCCAAATGGATCCTTTTCTCGTTGCACTTGTTGAGTGCTCCAAGGATGATGATTATGAAGAAACGATTGTGGGTTATGTTGGTCCAAAGATAACAAGGAGTTTGAGCGACAGGTTTGGATTTGTCAAACTTTCTGCTTCCTGCAAGAGCACTTCTTGCTTGGTTTCAGAATCAATAGTTCCTAGCCCAAGGAGAAGCAATTATAATACAAGGAATAGCCTCTTTAGATGA